From the genome of Devriesea agamarum, one region includes:
- a CDS encoding 6-phosphofructokinase, which produces MKIGILTSGGDCPGLNAVIRGAVLKGTMVYENEFIGYRDGWRGVLEDNFIQLPRHRVRGIGRIGGTILGTSRSNPFKDGSGGAELVLKNMERHEVDALIAIGGDGTLYTANRLFEAGVPVVGVPKTVDNDLDATDYTFGFNTGVEVATEALDRLRMTGDSHHRCMVAEVMGRSVGWIALHAGMAAGAHVICIPEFPLSVDQICEYVQSAWDRGRAPLVVVAEGFVPKDSGDEFGHYELDEFGRPRFGGIATTLAPIIEERLGIESRSTVLGHIQRGGEPTAYDRVLATRLGMAAVDLAHKNHFGKMVALRGTDIVTVPFTDALDNVKKVPKSRWDEAKVLFG; this is translated from the coding sequence ATGAAGATCGGCATCCTCACCTCTGGTGGCGACTGCCCGGGCCTGAACGCCGTGATTCGCGGCGCCGTCCTCAAAGGGACCATGGTCTACGAAAACGAGTTCATCGGTTATCGCGATGGCTGGCGCGGCGTGCTCGAAGATAACTTCATCCAGTTACCCCGCCATCGTGTGCGCGGTATCGGACGGATCGGTGGCACCATCCTCGGCACGTCCCGCTCCAACCCTTTCAAAGATGGGTCTGGCGGCGCTGAACTGGTGCTGAAAAACATGGAACGCCACGAGGTTGATGCTCTGATCGCCATCGGTGGAGACGGAACCCTGTACACAGCCAATCGTCTCTTCGAGGCAGGCGTACCGGTGGTCGGCGTGCCCAAAACGGTTGATAACGATCTCGACGCGACCGACTACACCTTCGGGTTTAACACCGGGGTCGAGGTCGCAACCGAAGCACTCGACCGGTTGCGGATGACGGGCGATTCCCACCACCGCTGCATGGTCGCCGAGGTCATGGGGCGATCAGTCGGCTGGATCGCCCTGCACGCCGGGATGGCGGCCGGCGCCCACGTCATCTGCATTCCCGAATTTCCGCTGTCCGTTGACCAAATCTGTGAATATGTCCAGTCGGCATGGGATCGTGGCCGCGCACCATTGGTTGTGGTTGCCGAAGGGTTCGTCCCCAAGGATTCAGGGGACGAATTTGGCCATTACGAACTCGACGAGTTTGGCCGCCCCCGCTTCGGAGGTATTGCGACCACGCTAGCTCCGATCATCGAAGAGCGTCTCGGCATCGAATCGCGGTCGACCGTGCTCGGGCACATTCAGCGCGGCGGCGAACCGACCGCGTACGACCGGGTGCTGGCGACCCGGCTCGGCATGGCGGCGGTAGATCTGGCTCACAAAAACCACTTCGGGAAAATGGTGGCTCTGCGCGGGACCGACATCGTGACCGTGCCGTTCACCGACGCTTTGGACAACGTGAAGAAGGTGCCCAAGTCGCGTTGGGATGAAGCAAAAGTCCTGTTCGGCTAG
- the pgi gene encoding glucose-6-phosphate isomerase, whose translation MTDTTSSSSYDPAASPVDPTSTPAWAALEEHDENLDGSLREWFAADPERAARLTFDAADLHVDLSKNLITDETVALLLRLAEDTGVLERRDAMFAGAHINTTEDRAVLHTALRRPAKATDPLTVDGQNVDEDVHATLNRVYEFAIKVRSGEWTGITGKRIETVVNIGIGGSDLGPVMVYEALRPYAQEGLSARFISNIDPTDVGETVRDLDPETTLVIVASKTFTTLETLTNARLVRAWLLDALRERGVLTTAQDDLADDTSRLAVAKHFVAVSTALDKVEEFGIDPRNTFGFWNWVGGRYSVDSAIGTVLATVFGPEVFARLLAGFHAMDEHFRTAPAETNVPLLMGMLNVWNVNFLEAETHAILPYCQYLHRFPAYLQQLTMESNGKSVRWDGSPVVTETGEVFWGEPGTNGQHAFYQLIHQGTRLIPADFIAFANPVHDLKDDGVDVHELFLANFFAQTKALAFGKTEEEVRSEGTEGSLVPARMFSGDRPTTSIMAPALTPETLGQLIALYEHITFVEGAVWGINSFDQWGVELGKQLAKKLTPAVAGEPGALDGEDSSTTALIEYYRAHRNA comes from the coding sequence ATGACCGACACCACTTCTTCCAGCTCGTACGATCCCGCCGCATCCCCGGTTGACCCCACCTCCACTCCGGCCTGGGCCGCTCTCGAAGAGCACGATGAAAATCTCGACGGTAGCTTGCGCGAATGGTTCGCGGCCGACCCCGAGCGTGCCGCCCGCCTCACCTTCGACGCCGCTGATTTACACGTGGACCTGTCGAAGAATCTGATCACCGACGAGACCGTAGCACTGTTACTGCGTCTTGCCGAAGACACAGGTGTCCTCGAACGCCGGGACGCAATGTTCGCTGGCGCCCACATCAATACCACTGAAGACCGAGCAGTTTTACACACCGCTTTGCGGCGTCCAGCAAAGGCCACTGATCCGCTCACAGTGGATGGCCAGAACGTCGATGAGGATGTGCACGCCACCCTGAACCGCGTCTACGAGTTTGCCATTAAGGTGCGCTCCGGCGAATGGACCGGTATCACCGGCAAACGCATTGAAACAGTGGTCAACATCGGTATCGGCGGCTCTGATCTCGGGCCAGTCATGGTGTACGAAGCACTTCGTCCCTACGCTCAAGAGGGGCTCAGCGCGCGCTTCATCTCCAATATCGATCCGACCGACGTCGGGGAAACAGTGCGTGACCTCGACCCCGAAACCACCCTGGTGATCGTCGCATCCAAGACCTTCACCACCCTGGAGACCTTAACCAATGCCCGCCTGGTACGGGCATGGCTGCTTGATGCACTGCGCGAGCGCGGCGTGCTCACTACGGCGCAGGATGACCTCGCCGACGACACATCCCGTCTGGCCGTCGCGAAGCACTTTGTCGCCGTCTCGACAGCGCTCGACAAAGTCGAAGAGTTCGGCATCGACCCGCGCAACACGTTCGGTTTCTGGAACTGGGTCGGTGGCCGCTATTCGGTGGATTCGGCCATTGGAACCGTGCTCGCAACTGTCTTTGGACCCGAGGTGTTCGCTCGGCTACTCGCCGGGTTCCACGCCATGGATGAGCACTTCCGCACCGCTCCGGCTGAGACTAACGTTCCCCTGCTCATGGGCATGCTGAACGTGTGGAACGTGAACTTCCTGGAAGCCGAAACCCATGCGATTTTGCCCTACTGCCAGTACCTGCACCGCTTCCCTGCGTATCTTCAGCAGCTCACGATGGAGTCCAACGGCAAGTCCGTGCGGTGGGATGGCTCTCCTGTCGTCACGGAGACCGGGGAAGTGTTCTGGGGAGAACCCGGAACCAACGGTCAGCACGCTTTCTATCAGCTGATTCACCAGGGAACCCGGTTAATCCCGGCCGATTTCATCGCGTTCGCCAACCCCGTCCACGATCTGAAAGACGACGGCGTGGATGTGCACGAGCTGTTCCTTGCGAACTTCTTCGCTCAGACCAAAGCGCTAGCCTTTGGCAAAACTGAGGAGGAAGTGCGCAGCGAAGGCACCGAAGGCTCTCTGGTTCCGGCCCGAATGTTCTCCGGGGACCGCCCGACCACCTCGATCATGGCCCCTGCGCTCACCCCTGAGACCCTGGGACAGCTGATCGCCCTGTACGAGCACATCACCTTCGTCGAAGGTGCCGTCTGGGGCATTAATTCCTTCGACCAGTGGGGCGTGGAACTGGGTAAGCAACTGGCGAAGAAGCTCACCCCGGCGGTTGCCGGTGAACCAGGAGCGTTGGACGGGGAAGACTCCTCCACCACCGCCCTCATCGAGTACTACCGGGCGCATCGCAACGCCTGA